Genomic window (Candidatus Vicinibacter proximus):
TGAAGGGATTCCGCCAAATCAGGAATGATAAAAAACGAAGGCTCAGATTCCCCGGTAGCCATAAAATCTTCTCCTCTTGGGGTAAGTTCTACCTGACGGTTTTTTTCATCAATCGTAAACAACAATGGCTCATCAGCCACCTTCATGTTTCGATTCTGCTCCTGCATGTAAAAATTCTCCGTCTTCTGAAGAATATTCCTGATGCCATCTTCACTAAGGAATTTGATCAGTGGCCTGGATTTGGGTAAAGTTCTGTATGCTCTGAACAATGCCAAACCTCCTTCACCCTCACCGGATCCTGTCTTGCCTTCTGAAATTAATTTTCGCGCGTCCGTAAGGAACTGATTGTGCAATTTTCTTTGCTCATTGATGAGCCTTTCTACTTTTGGCTTTAGTTTGTTGTATTCCTCACTCTCTTCGTCCATATCTACCGGACCTGAAATGATCAATGGAGTTCTTGCATCATCGATCAATACACTATCCACCTCATCCACCATGGAGTAATGATGTTTTCTCTGGACCTTCTCATCCATGTTACGGACCATATTGTCCCTCAGGTAGTCGAATCCAAATTCATTATTCGTTCCATATATGATGTCACATTCGTAAGCCTTCTTTCTTTGTGGTGAATGCGGTTTATACTTATCGATACAATCTACACTCAAATGCAGAAATTCAAAAATAGGCCCTACCCACTCAGAGTCTCTTCTGGCCAAATAATCATTGACCGTGACAATGTGTACCCCTTCACCGGACAAACCATTCAAGTAAGCGGGCAAAGTGGCCACTAAGGTTTTTCCTTCCCCGGTACCCATTTCGGCAATCTTACCATCATGAAGAACCATTCCGCCTATGAGCTGAACATCATAATGCACCATGTTCCATACAATGTCACCACCTGCTGCAGACCAACTGTTGGAATAAAATGCTTTATCCCCATCCAGATTTATGTATGACCTGGAGACAGAAAGGTCCCTGTCTCGGTCGGTTGCTGTTACCTCCAGGGTGGTATTATTGGTAAAGCGATAGGCAGTTTCTTTTACCACCGCAAATGCTTCGGGCAATATTTCCCTGAGAATTTCTTCAATCATGCCGTCACGCTCTTTTCGTTCCCGGTCAATGTCGTTGAAAATATCCTCCTTGGTATGAATATCGGGTTCTGCTTCAGCCTGTTCACGCAATTGATCAATTTTGGCATCAATTGGAGCCAGGTATTCTTTGATTCGGGTTCGGAATTCTAAAGTCTTATTCCGCAACTCATCATTACTGAGTTTGGAATATTCTTGCTGGTAATTGAGAATCAGTTGAATTTTGGGATTGTATTCCTTTACATCACGATCCTGCTTGGTCCCAAAAACTTTTTTAAGAAAATTAAACATCTGTTCGAATTAAATAAGGAGGCAAAATTAATGGATATTACGGAGTATGGGAGTGAATATTGTGTCACAAACCATACCATATTGACTAATCATGTCAATATGGCAGTCATGTTTGCGGATTTGATAAGTTTGTAAGTTAAAATCCGACTTCCATTGAAATTCCATTATGTCATTAGATTTGATAATTCGCTAAAAAGTTTTTGGTATATACTGCCACTTTTTTAGCGCTCGAACGTTACATATTGGACAATATGGACTTTTTCCCCTGGTAAATGTTCGTTAAAGTCGTGTTTCATTACTTAATTCCTATTTTTGCAGTAAATCCAACTCCTTCATGAAAAAAGCATTTTTACTATTGAGTTTCACCTTCTTTATTGCTTCGATAAGTTTAGTGGCTCAAAAGCCGGTTTGGAAACTGGCCCCTGGTTCCAAAAACCTGGTCCCAACTGAACAAATGAGCCCGTCCTGGCGATCCATCAAGGCGTATCAGCAATTTGAAATCAATTTCAATACACTTAGGTCTTTTATTTTGACACAAGCCCCTGCTGAAAATCAATTTGGTAAAACCATATCTATTTCCTTACCCATGCCGGATGGAAATGTGCGTGAATTCCACATCATGGAATCACCGGTAATGGAGCCGGAATTGGCTCTGAAATATCCCGAAATTAAAACTTACAAGGGCAGCGATGGGATGAACTACATGAGGTTGTTCATGACAAACTCAGAACTCAAAGCATATATCCTTACCGATCAGGGTGATGTGGTGATCGAACCCCTTGTTAAAGGTAATGCGGACAATTATGGTGTTTACTGGGCTAAAAACATTGAAGTTGACCCATCAGGACTTTCCCTAGCTTGTGGTGAAGGTGGCAGAGTGGTTTTTACAGATCAAAATAAAACTAAGGAAGATCACGGACACACGCTAGCGGCTTCTGTATTGAGTGCTCAACCCGTTATCCTCCATACTTACCGACTTGCCCTGGCTTGCACAGGAGAGTGGGGAATGGCTTCCGGTCTAGGTGGCGGATCTGTGCAAACTGCGCTCGCCAAAATGGCAGATGCACTTACTTATGCAAATGCAGTTTATGAAAAAGATTTTGCCATTCACATCAACTTATGTGCAAATAATGATAAAATTGTTTTTCTAAATCCCAACAATGACCCATATGACAACAATGGCTCAGGCGGTTCATTGTTAGATCAAAATCCAGGTGTTGTTAATCCCATTATTACACCCGGATTTTATGAATATGGCCATGTATTTAACATTGCCTGTACAGATGTAGGTGGCATCGCTTCATTAGGATCTGTATGTGCAACTTCAGGAAAAGCCCGTGGCGTAACTTGCTGGTATACCACCGATGTGGCCTATGTGGCACAGAGAATTTTTTGTCATGAAATGGGGCATCAATTCAGTGCTTCTCACACCTTTTCGAACTGCAATGGCAATGAAAGTGGCACCAGATATGAACCGGGTGGAGGAACAACTATCATGTCCTACAGCGGGCTTTGCGGCAATTTGAATATTGAATCCTCAAACCTCCCTCATCCTAACTTTTTCCATACCAATTCCCTGGAACAGGTGATTGGCTTTACCAGAGGAATGACTTGCGGAGTGAAAAAAGATGCAGGAAACACCTATCCATCCGCAACCATTTTAACCAAACAAGGTCTGTATTTACCGATCCAAACACCATTTGAATTGAAAGGGAGCGGATCTGATTTGGAAGATACGACCTTGACTTTTGGCTGGGAACAATTCGACAATGGCGCTTATGGAGATTTGTTGGGTGATGTTTCCGAAAATGGCCCACTTTTCAGAGTGCTTTTCCCGGGATCAAGTCCCAACCGGACCATTCCACAATGGAATTCCATTATTAACCTGGATAATGTAGATGTCAGAGAGTTCCTGCCAAAAAATACCAGGGATTTGAAATTCCGGTTCGTAGTACGTGACAACCACCCTGGGGCAGGGGGTAGCACGTATGAATTACTCAAACTTAAAGTTTCAGAAAACGCCGGACCGTTTGCGGTTAAGTTTCCTAATGCTACTTCAGACCGTCTCGTAAAAAATACCTGTAACACCATCAAATGGAATGTCAACAAAACCAATGAGGCCCCGGTCAACTGCCAAAAAGTAGACATATTGATGTTTAAAGGCAGGGAATACAATAATCCAATACTTTTAAAAGCCAATACAGACAATGATGGCAGTGAATTGGTTGATATTCCGGATATTGGGAATAACATCAGGGTAAGAATCTGGATCAGAGCCGCAGATCATATCTTTTTTGACATCTCTGATGCTGACATCCTGATTATCGAAAGCACCACTCCTAAAGTAAGTATGGGCGTAAGCCCTAATGTCGCTACTTTATGTCTTCCAGACATTCTGAATGTGACGGTCAGATCCTGTGCGTTTGGAGGATTTAGCGGCAACGTTAATTTATTTGTGGAAAGTGGACTACCAGCAGGATCGACTTATCAATTCAGCAAACCAATATTGGGTCCAAATGAGGAATCCAATTTGTCCCTTGATTTAAGAAACCTGACTGGCAAGGCTAGTCTTAAATTAGTCATTGCTGCAATTACCCCTGCAGGAGATACCCTAAGGGATGAATTGAATGTAAATGCCATAAAAAACGATTTTTCTGATGGTTCTCTTTTATCTCCTTTCAGGAGTGAACGAGGCTTGACTGAAACCCCTCTTTTCAGATGGAAAAAAAGCGATAATGCAGATTCTTATCACTTTGAATTAGCCACTTCACCAGCATTTGGCAATACGATCTTATATTCTGAACAATTTGTTTTCGTGGACAGTCTGAGATTGCCAATCCTTTTGAAGGAAAACACTATTTACTATTGGCGATTAATTCCAGTTAATCTATGCGGCGAAGGAGGATCATCTGAAATTTTTGTTTTCCAGACAAAAAATAAATCCTGTATCGACCAACCTTTTACCGGAAATCCTATAGGCCTATTTCCAAGCCGTACGAATACAACGGCCATTCCTATTGCCTTTTCCGGTAGATTGTCGGATATGAATGTAAATGGTTTACAAATTCAGGCAGACGCGGTCCGTGATGTAAACATTAACCTGATCAGCCCTGCCGGAACCAAGGTTAATTTATTCAATTACAATTGTGCAGTGACCCTCGATTTTGATTGCAGTTTTGATGATGAGGCGCCAATTGGACTTACTTGTCCTCCTACCCGAGGCACAAGAATGAGACCATTCGAACCATTAGGTAAACTGATTGGGGAAGATCTGAAGGGAGATTGGAAACTGGAGATCGTCACAAAAAATACATTCCGAACAGGACAACTGGAAAATTTTACGCTTCAATATTGTGCAGACCTTACCGTAGAAGCTCCGGCATTGGTTAACAATGGTCCTCTCAAACTTCAGGTAGGGGAAACCAAAAGTGTAGACAACCAATTATTGCTGTGTACAGACAAAGACAATGTTCCAAATGATCTTGTGTATACACTTGTGTACATTCCAAATTTTGGAGAGCTTAAATTAAATGGAAATGTACTCGTGTACGGCAGCACATTTACCCAAAAAGATGTGGACGATAATCGGTTGAGCTATACCCATAATGGTTCAACCAATTACTATGATGGTTTTTCATACACCTTAAACGATGGAAGAGGCGGTTGGCTGGGAATTGAAAATTTCCAAATTCTGGTAGGACCTGTTGCTACTGATAATCCTAAAAATGATGTACTGATTTCAGCTTTTCCGAATCCTACAAAAGGGATGTTGGTTGTAAATATAGAAGCGCAAGGAAACACTTCAGGTGCTGTCCTAAGTTTTAAAAATCTGAACGGAAAAACTCTTTTGGAAAGAAAGTTGTTTGGAGAAAAAAATATGAATCTTGACTTACACCAATATTCAGATGGGGTTTATTTTCTTGAATATAAATCAGGTATTTCAAAGACCACTAAAAAAATTATTCTAACCAGATGATGTTGGATTAATTAAATAAATTTTAAAAAGTGCAGCCGTTAGCTGCACTTTTTTTTTGTCACGAAATGCTTTGCAAAGAAAAATCTGATCAGCCTGTAGTAGTTCCTTCCGTACAATTTCTGCAAATATCTATTTGATCTCTCCCTTTAAGAATGGATTGTCGGAATGCTTTATAATTTTTACCTCTCCAAATGCTGAGAAAATCACTGGTCGCCAATTTGCCTAATTGATGGTCTGCATCCTTATCAAAACAACATGGTACTACTCTGCCGTCCCAGGTAATCACACAACCCTGCCACATTCTCCAGCATTCATTGTGTAGCGGATTTTTTATTTGGAATGTGCCATCTTCTTTTTTCTGATAACGGCTGTATACCTCCTGTTCCGGAATAAGCTTAGAACCATGGACATAGTTGTACACCTGTGCAGTTTTTAATTCAATTTTATCTACGCCCAATTCTTTCGCCAAAGTTTTTAATTCTTCAATTTCATGTTCATTGTGTCTCACCACTAAAAATTGAAATACCAAAAAAGGTGTTTTGGATTTTAGCTTTTCCTTTGCAGCCACCAGATTTTTTGTGCCTTGCAACACCTTAACAAGATCCCCGCCAATTCTGTATTGTTCATAACTTTCCTGCGTAAGTCCGTCAATAGACAATATCAGCCTGTCCAGTCCACTGCGAACAATTTTTTCACAAGTGTCTTCATCTAAAAAATGTGCATTGGTAGAACTGGAAGTATAAATATTTAACTGGTGGGCATGACGAACCATGTTCAGTAATTCAGGATTAATAAATGGTTCTCCCTGAAAATAAAAAATCAAATTGGACAAGTGATTTTTCAATGGATCCAGGTATTGCTTAAATTGATCTAACCTTAGATTTCCTGTAGGTCTTGTAAATGCCCTCAGTCCACTGGGACATTCCGGACACCTTAAATTACAAGCAGTGGTGGGCTCTATCGCAACGGTCACCGGCATTCCCCAGTGGATGGACTTGCCACTCATTTTGGAGATCCTGAAAGAAGTCCAGACCTTGAATGTATTCATGGCTTTCCGAAGAGTCCACTTCTTTAAAAATATTAATCCTTCCAGGTAATCTTGCCTCATCACTAACAAAGATGGTAATAAAGCAGAAATTGATCGCCTGCTTTTTGAATCCCTTATATTTGCAAAAAAATAGGGAATGAAGTTTCTGATCGCTGGTTTGGGGAACATGCATATTGATTATTTCGGAACCAGACACAATGTTGGTTTTGAAGTGGTGGACGAACTTGCTGGAAATGCAGAGGCTTCCTGGAGTCAGGATACCCACTGTCATCGTTCGGTAATTAAACATAAAGGCCATCAGTTGATCCTGATTAAACCAACCACCTATATGAATCTTAGTGGCAAAGCGGTTCGCTACTGGTTAACGAAAGAGAAGGTGGAACTTAGTAATCTTCTTGTAATCCTGGATGATTTGAATATTGAGTTTGGCAGTATAAGACTCAGGGCCGGGGGTTCTGACGGCGGGCATAATGGACTTAAAGATATAGATCTTCAATTGGCTACAAATCAGTATCCACGTTTGAGGGTAGGCATTGGCGCTAATTTTTCAAAAGGTCGTCAGGTTAATTATGTTTTGGGTAAATGGTCAGAATCTGAAGCCGCCAAAATGCCGGAAATTCTAAAACTATGTGCAGATACCTGTTTGAGTTTTTGTGCAGAAGGGATGTCCAATGCGATGAATAAATTCAATGCTAAAAAGGTAGAATAAAATGAACCCCGAAATCGCCAAATGGTTTGCTTTAACCGGTATTTTATTGTTGATTGCGGCTCTTATCATTTATTTTTTAGGCCCATATTTGAAATGGATCGGTCATTTGCCCGGTGACATTGCCTTCAAAAAGGAAGGTTTTAGTTTTTACTTTCCATTGAGTACAATGATTTTGTTTTCCATTTTGTTAAATTTAATTGTCAGGCTGGTCAGATTTCTGAGTCAATAAGCAAGCTGAATCCGGATTATTTAAAATAATATATATAAATAATTATAATATTTTCGATCTTTGTTGATCCTAACAGGGATTATGTATCAGATTATACTTTGTTTTTTAACTGCTTTTATCCTTACCTATATCGCCATTCCGTCGATCATCAATATAGCTAAAGTTAAAAAACTGACAGACGAACCCGGAGAACGCACCTCACACAGTAAAAGTATTCCGACCCTGGGTGGTATTGGGATATTCGCTGGTGTAGTGTTCAGTATCATACTTTGGACTCCGTTTCAGGTTTTCGGTAATCTTCAATATATACTCTGCGCATTT
Coding sequences:
- a CDS encoding SPASM domain-containing protein, which translates into the protein MRQDYLEGLIFLKKWTLRKAMNTFKVWTSFRISKMSGKSIHWGMPVTVAIEPTTACNLRCPECPSGLRAFTRPTGNLRLDQFKQYLDPLKNHLSNLIFYFQGEPFINPELLNMVRHAHQLNIYTSSSTNAHFLDEDTCEKIVRSGLDRLILSIDGLTQESYEQYRIGGDLVKVLQGTKNLVAAKEKLKSKTPFLVFQFLVVRHNEHEIEELKTLAKELGVDKIELKTAQVYNYVHGSKLIPEQEVYSRYQKKEDGTFQIKNPLHNECWRMWQGCVITWDGRVVPCCFDKDADHQLGKLATSDFLSIWRGKNYKAFRQSILKGRDQIDICRNCTEGTTTG
- a CDS encoding DUF2905 domain-containing protein, with amino-acid sequence MNPEIAKWFALTGILLLIAALIIYFLGPYLKWIGHLPGDIAFKKEGFSFYFPLSTMILFSILLNLIVRLVRFLSQ
- a CDS encoding aminoacyl-tRNA hydrolase produces the protein MKFLIAGLGNMHIDYFGTRHNVGFEVVDELAGNAEASWSQDTHCHRSVIKHKGHQLILIKPTTYMNLSGKAVRYWLTKEKVELSNLLVILDDLNIEFGSIRLRAGGSDGGHNGLKDIDLQLATNQYPRLRVGIGANFSKGRQVNYVLGKWSESEAAKMPEILKLCADTCLSFCAEGMSNAMNKFNAKKVE
- a CDS encoding proprotein convertase P-domain-containing protein, which produces MKKAFLLLSFTFFIASISLVAQKPVWKLAPGSKNLVPTEQMSPSWRSIKAYQQFEINFNTLRSFILTQAPAENQFGKTISISLPMPDGNVREFHIMESPVMEPELALKYPEIKTYKGSDGMNYMRLFMTNSELKAYILTDQGDVVIEPLVKGNADNYGVYWAKNIEVDPSGLSLACGEGGRVVFTDQNKTKEDHGHTLAASVLSAQPVILHTYRLALACTGEWGMASGLGGGSVQTALAKMADALTYANAVYEKDFAIHINLCANNDKIVFLNPNNDPYDNNGSGGSLLDQNPGVVNPIITPGFYEYGHVFNIACTDVGGIASLGSVCATSGKARGVTCWYTTDVAYVAQRIFCHEMGHQFSASHTFSNCNGNESGTRYEPGGGTTIMSYSGLCGNLNIESSNLPHPNFFHTNSLEQVIGFTRGMTCGVKKDAGNTYPSATILTKQGLYLPIQTPFELKGSGSDLEDTTLTFGWEQFDNGAYGDLLGDVSENGPLFRVLFPGSSPNRTIPQWNSIINLDNVDVREFLPKNTRDLKFRFVVRDNHPGAGGSTYELLKLKVSENAGPFAVKFPNATSDRLVKNTCNTIKWNVNKTNEAPVNCQKVDILMFKGREYNNPILLKANTDNDGSELVDIPDIGNNIRVRIWIRAADHIFFDISDADILIIESTTPKVSMGVSPNVATLCLPDILNVTVRSCAFGGFSGNVNLFVESGLPAGSTYQFSKPILGPNEESNLSLDLRNLTGKASLKLVIAAITPAGDTLRDELNVNAIKNDFSDGSLLSPFRSERGLTETPLFRWKKSDNADSYHFELATSPAFGNTILYSEQFVFVDSLRLPILLKENTIYYWRLIPVNLCGEGGSSEIFVFQTKNKSCIDQPFTGNPIGLFPSRTNTTAIPIAFSGRLSDMNVNGLQIQADAVRDVNINLISPAGTKVNLFNYNCAVTLDFDCSFDDEAPIGLTCPPTRGTRMRPFEPLGKLIGEDLKGDWKLEIVTKNTFRTGQLENFTLQYCADLTVEAPALVNNGPLKLQVGETKSVDNQLLLCTDKDNVPNDLVYTLVYIPNFGELKLNGNVLVYGSTFTQKDVDDNRLSYTHNGSTNYYDGFSYTLNDGRGGWLGIENFQILVGPVATDNPKNDVLISAFPNPTKGMLVVNIEAQGNTSGAVLSFKNLNGKTLLERKLFGEKNMNLDLHQYSDGVYFLEYKSGISKTTKKIILTR